A window from Exiguobacterium marinum DSM 16307 encodes these proteins:
- a CDS encoding FecCD family ABC transporter permease, with amino-acid sequence MQPAIEQIRQGRMKRRRRYVGMTLILTVIAILLSGLMLMLGNTIYPVQDVIRVLLGEDVKGATFAVEVLRLPRMLAGVFAGAAFGVAGTIFQTMLRNPLANPNVIGITTGSSAAAVFCIVVLQSSEAIISIASIIGGLVTVLVIYFLSKGAAFSIGRLVLVGIGIQAMLTAVINYLLLISRQNDVSMAMRWLTGSLNGAKLEELPPLIITVLICLPIVLLLTRQLEMLELGEMAATGLGINTNQTRLLLIIAAVFMLALATATTGPIAFIAFLAGPIAKRLVGMNHAGILPAALVGIILVLAADLVGQFAFTARYPVGVITGIIGAPYLLYLLIRMNQKGDF; translated from the coding sequence ATGCAACCAGCGATTGAACAAATCAGACAAGGACGGATGAAGCGTCGCCGTCGTTATGTTGGCATGACGCTTATCTTGACCGTCATCGCGATTTTATTGAGCGGGTTAATGCTCATGTTGGGCAATACGATTTATCCCGTTCAAGATGTCATCCGCGTCTTGCTCGGGGAAGACGTAAAAGGAGCGACGTTCGCCGTAGAGGTACTTCGTCTCCCGCGTATGCTCGCCGGCGTCTTCGCCGGAGCGGCATTCGGGGTCGCGGGAACGATTTTCCAAACGATGCTCCGTAACCCGCTCGCCAACCCGAACGTCATCGGGATCACAACCGGTTCGAGTGCGGCGGCTGTCTTCTGTATCGTCGTCCTTCAGTCGAGTGAGGCCATCATCTCGATTGCCTCGATTATCGGAGGGCTCGTCACCGTGCTCGTGATTTATTTTCTATCGAAAGGTGCCGCGTTTTCCATCGGTCGTCTCGTCTTGGTCGGGATTGGGATTCAGGCGATGCTGACAGCGGTCATCAATTACTTACTGCTCATCAGTCGACAAAACGATGTCTCGATGGCCATGCGGTGGTTGACAGGAAGTTTAAATGGGGCGAAACTTGAGGAGTTGCCGCCTTTAATCATAACAGTGCTCATCTGTTTACCGATTGTCCTGTTACTCACTCGTCAGCTCGAAATGCTCGAGCTCGGGGAAATGGCGGCGACAGGGCTCGGGATCAATACGAACCAGACCCGACTTCTACTGATCATTGCTGCAGTGTTCATGCTGGCGCTTGCGACAGCGACGACGGGACCAATCGCCTTCATCGCCTTTTTGGCAGGACCGATCGCCAAACGCCTCGTCGGAATGAACCATGCGGGAATCCTCCCGGCAGCGCTTGTCGGGATCATCTTAGTGCTCGCGGCCGACCTCGTCGGACAATTCGCCTTCACGGCACGTTATCCGGTCGGTGTCATCACCGGCATCATCGGCGCGCCATATCTCTTATACTTGTTGATTCGGATGAACCAGAAAGGGGACTTTTAA
- a CDS encoding ABC transporter ATP-binding protein, translated as MASIMKVEHLTSGYEDKMILNDISLEIPSNQISIIIGANGCGKSTLLKTMARLIKPSAGQVTLYDKPISKMAPKKLARVLGMLPQSPIVPEGITVADLVGRGRYPHQSFLKGWTKADYEAVAEAMEMMNITEFADRPIDELSGGQRQRVWIAMALAQQTEVLFLDEPTTYLDITYQVEILDLLTDLNRKYGTTIVMVLHDINLSARYADYIFALDKGKLIAEGKPSDVITCDLIHRVFNLRCSVMCDPVSGSPSVIPIGRHHVQTEREEAAVAQLELV; from the coding sequence ATGGCATCCATTATGAAAGTGGAACATCTCACCTCAGGATACGAGGACAAGATGATTTTGAACGATATCAGTCTTGAAATTCCGAGCAATCAGATCAGCATCATCATCGGTGCGAACGGTTGCGGGAAGTCGACGCTACTGAAGACGATGGCACGCCTCATCAAACCGAGTGCCGGTCAAGTGACGCTTTATGACAAGCCGATCTCGAAGATGGCACCGAAAAAGCTAGCGCGTGTCCTCGGGATGTTGCCACAGTCCCCGATCGTACCGGAAGGCATCACGGTCGCCGATCTCGTCGGTCGCGGCCGTTATCCGCATCAATCATTCTTGAAGGGATGGACAAAAGCCGATTACGAGGCTGTCGCTGAAGCGATGGAGATGATGAACATCACCGAGTTTGCGGACCGTCCGATTGATGAGTTGTCAGGCGGACAGCGTCAACGCGTCTGGATTGCGATGGCACTTGCCCAACAGACGGAGGTCCTCTTTTTAGATGAACCGACGACATATCTCGATATCACGTACCAAGTCGAAATTCTCGACTTGTTGACGGACTTGAATCGAAAGTACGGGACGACGATCGTCATGGTGCTTCACGATATCAACTTGTCGGCGCGTTATGCGGACTATATCTTCGCACTCGATAAAGGGAAGTTGATTGCCGAAGGGAAGCCGTCGGACGTCATCACGTGTGATTTGATCCATCGGGTCTTCAACCTTCGCTGCTCGGTCATGTGTGACCCGGTATCCGGTTCACCTTCCGTCATTCCAATCGGTCGTCATCACGTGCAGACGGAAAGGGAAGAGGCGGCTGTCGCGCAGCTTGAGTTGGTATAA
- a CDS encoding cytidine deaminase: MNQQQLVERARQLKDNAYSPYSKFRVGAALLMKDGTVIDGVNVENVSFGATNCAERTAIFTAIAQGYKKGDFEAVAVSGDTEDFLPPCSICRQVMVEFGDPDFKVLLTNGNADVKEVTLGELVPLAFTDLDM; the protein is encoded by the coding sequence ATGAACCAACAACAATTAGTCGAACGCGCACGCCAATTGAAGGACAATGCGTATTCACCATATTCGAAGTTCCGCGTCGGCGCGGCACTTCTCATGAAGGACGGTACGGTCATCGACGGCGTCAACGTCGAGAACGTTTCGTTCGGAGCAACAAACTGTGCAGAGCGTACAGCGATTTTCACAGCAATCGCTCAAGGATACAAAAAAGGTGACTTCGAAGCGGTTGCCGTGTCTGGGGACACGGAAGACTTCTTGCCACCTTGCAGCATCTGTCGCCAAGTCATGGTCGAATTCGGCGATCCTGACTTCAAAGTACTCCTCACAAACGGCAACGCCGATGTGAAAGAAGTGACGCTCGGGGAACTCGTCCCGCTCGCGTTTACAGATTTGGATATGTGA
- a CDS encoding GntR family transcriptional regulator — MKAKSPLYQRIAQEMRTFIEAGDWAPGEAIPTEAQLVEEFKASRVTVRQAVKLLQEEGLLWKRQGSGTYVQSEKIEHNMYELKSFTEDMKREGKEVTSKVLTFTVQPPTEKIREILELDENALVYYIRRLRFANGEPLIVEDTYLPLQLFPDLTYEVMTRSKYDYIENVKNLKIADSVQEFIPVLPAKEIAEMLEVSDRTPILKVELYSFLMDGSRFEFTETYFKSEEYRFIIRSGRRHETTNTQ, encoded by the coding sequence ATGAAAGCCAAATCTCCGCTATATCAGCGGATTGCTCAGGAGATGCGCACGTTTATCGAGGCAGGCGATTGGGCGCCCGGTGAAGCGATTCCGACAGAAGCACAACTCGTCGAGGAATTTAAAGCGAGTCGAGTCACCGTTCGACAAGCCGTCAAACTACTTCAAGAAGAAGGTCTACTTTGGAAGCGACAAGGGAGCGGCACGTATGTGCAATCCGAAAAGATTGAACATAATATGTACGAATTAAAAAGCTTCACTGAAGATATGAAACGGGAAGGAAAGGAAGTCACGAGTAAAGTACTCACTTTCACCGTCCAACCTCCGACTGAAAAAATAAGGGAAATACTCGAACTCGATGAAAATGCTCTTGTCTACTACATTCGCCGTCTACGCTTTGCGAACGGAGAGCCGCTCATTGTCGAAGATACGTATCTTCCGCTCCAATTGTTCCCGGATTTAACGTACGAGGTAATGACACGGTCGAAGTACGATTATATTGAAAACGTCAAGAACTTGAAGATTGCCGACAGTGTTCAAGAATTTATCCCGGTCTTACCGGCGAAAGAAATTGCTGAAATGCTCGAGGTGAGCGATCGAACGCCAATACTAAAAGTCGAACTTTATTCATTTCTCATGGACGGTAGTCGATTTGAGTTCACCGAAACCTATTTCAAGAGTGAAGAGTATCGCTTTATCATCCGATCCGGTCGGAGACATGAAACTACAAACACCCAGTGA
- a CDS encoding 6-phospho-alpha-glucosidase, translating to MKKPQRLVVVGGGSTYTIGMIMSLIEEKAHFPLRSITFYDTDELRQERVAKASEVILREHYPELESFEYTTDKEYAFKDKDFFFVQIRTGGLEMREKDEQIPLRHGVVGQETCGPGGMSYGMRSIGDMIELISDIRAGSPDGWILNYTNPAAIVAEALKRAYPNDQKILNICDMPAAIMVSYAKILGKEIWDLVPEYFGLNHFGWFTGIFDKEGNELTEDIKRAILEDGFIPEDSEIANDPSWIKTFKQVEKMLTDFPEYLPNTYLQYYLYPSDMAEKEDVTNTRARQVINGRQERVFSMCDQIIADDSLENVHLEVDIHGCYMIRVAASLAYNNGDIFIVMVKNDGIISNLPDDAMVEVPAMLTNRGPKPFAVGKIPRFYKGMIEGQLAYEQLVVDAYFENSYEKALQALTLNRTVVDAPVARRILDDLIEENRTYWPELKSGETVAMR from the coding sequence ATGAAAAAACCACAGCGTCTCGTCGTCGTCGGTGGAGGTAGTACGTACACAATCGGCATGATCATGAGTTTGATTGAGGAGAAAGCACACTTCCCACTTCGTTCTATCACGTTTTACGATACAGATGAATTACGTCAAGAACGTGTCGCGAAAGCGAGTGAAGTCATCTTGCGTGAGCATTATCCAGAACTTGAGTCGTTCGAATACACGACGGACAAAGAATATGCCTTCAAAGATAAGGATTTCTTCTTCGTTCAGATTCGAACGGGTGGCTTGGAGATGCGCGAAAAAGATGAACAGATTCCGCTTCGTCATGGCGTGGTGGGACAAGAAACGTGTGGACCGGGCGGAATGTCATACGGGATGCGCTCGATCGGAGATATGATTGAACTCATCTCTGACATTCGCGCCGGCTCACCGGATGGCTGGATCTTAAACTATACGAACCCTGCTGCGATTGTCGCCGAGGCGCTCAAACGTGCGTACCCGAACGATCAAAAAATATTAAATATTTGTGATATGCCGGCAGCAATTATGGTGAGCTATGCGAAAATTCTAGGTAAAGAGATTTGGGATCTCGTCCCGGAATATTTCGGACTGAATCACTTTGGCTGGTTTACAGGCATCTTTGATAAAGAAGGAAATGAATTAACGGAAGATATCAAACGCGCCATTTTAGAAGACGGCTTCATTCCAGAAGATTCAGAGATTGCGAATGATCCGTCGTGGATCAAGACGTTCAAGCAAGTCGAGAAGATGCTTACAGACTTCCCAGAGTACTTGCCGAACACGTATCTTCAATATTACTTGTATCCATCTGATATGGCAGAAAAAGAGGACGTCACGAACACACGGGCACGACAAGTGATCAACGGCCGTCAAGAACGTGTCTTCTCGATGTGTGACCAAATCATTGCGGACGACTCGCTCGAGAACGTCCACCTAGAAGTCGATATTCACGGTTGTTACATGATTCGAGTTGCGGCATCGTTAGCTTACAATAACGGTGATATTTTCATCGTCATGGTGAAAAATGACGGGATCATTTCGAACTTACCAGACGATGCGATGGTTGAAGTACCGGCGATGCTCACAAATCGTGGTCCAAAACCATTCGCAGTCGGGAAAATCCCACGTTTCTATAAAGGCATGATTGAAGGGCAACTAGCGTATGAGCAACTCGTCGTCGACGCATACTTTGAAAACAGTTATGAGAAGGCACTTCAAGCGCTCACACTCAATCGTACAGTTGTCGATGCACCGGTGGCTCGTCGAATCTTAGATGATTTGATTGAAGAAAACAGAACGTACTGGCCGGAATTAAAATCGGGTGAGACAGTAGCGATGCGGTAA
- a CDS encoding PTS transporter subunit EIIC yields MSRWFGVFQKFGKALMVPVALLPAAGILLGLGAALTGPLADSWTFLQNGTVEAISAGMLQIGLSIFANLPIIFAIGVAVGLSGGSGIAALAALVGYVIMNTTISISLGITAEMAAESGEYGMLLGIPSLETGVLGGIAVGLLAVWVYKKFHTFNPPEVLGFFAGDRSVGIVMVFFSILLGFVMMLIWPPIQSALTSMANVIASDATNPAYVGLYGMLERLLIPTGLHHIWYAPFLWTSLGGTATVGDAVVNGDQYIFLAQIAEGVEVTAGRFMSGKFPIIMFGLLGAALAMYRQADPDKRPVVRGLLIAAAGTAFLTGITEPIEFTFLFVAPILYVIHSVLTGISFALMYALDTHIGWAGGSGLIDYILVNVLPGTPRWWMNIVVGIGFFIVYYSIFTFAIKKWNLATPGRGGQEAKLYTRKDYNDKKSGQSAIQTTALAIEEALGGRENILDIDACFTRLRVEVRDVSQIDEDELKALGAAGVVKVKNNIQAIFGGRSDLYKNELLRIHKEMDEAN; encoded by the coding sequence ATGAGTCGATGGTTTGGAGTTTTTCAAAAGTTCGGGAAAGCGCTCATGGTACCGGTCGCTTTGTTGCCGGCTGCCGGAATTTTGCTAGGACTAGGTGCAGCACTCACAGGTCCCTTAGCAGATAGTTGGACTTTTTTACAGAACGGAACGGTAGAAGCAATCAGTGCTGGGATGTTACAAATCGGTCTAAGCATCTTTGCGAACTTACCAATCATTTTTGCCATCGGCGTCGCAGTTGGTTTGTCAGGGGGATCAGGGATTGCCGCACTCGCAGCACTCGTCGGATATGTCATTATGAATACGACAATCTCGATTTCACTCGGCATCACGGCAGAAATGGCTGCTGAGAGTGGGGAATACGGGATGTTACTTGGTATTCCTTCGCTTGAAACCGGTGTGCTCGGAGGGATTGCGGTCGGGTTGCTCGCAGTTTGGGTATATAAAAAGTTCCATACGTTCAATCCGCCAGAAGTGTTAGGTTTTTTTGCAGGTGATCGTTCTGTCGGGATTGTGATGGTCTTCTTCTCCATTTTACTTGGATTTGTCATGATGCTCATTTGGCCACCGATCCAATCGGCATTGACTTCAATGGCAAATGTCATCGCAAGTGATGCGACTAATCCTGCATACGTAGGGTTATATGGAATGTTGGAGCGGTTATTGATTCCGACAGGATTACATCATATTTGGTATGCCCCGTTCCTGTGGACATCTCTCGGTGGAACAGCAACGGTCGGTGATGCGGTAGTGAACGGTGATCAGTATATTTTCCTCGCCCAGATTGCTGAGGGTGTTGAAGTGACGGCAGGTCGCTTCATGTCTGGTAAGTTCCCGATCATCATGTTCGGTCTTCTTGGAGCGGCGCTCGCGATGTATCGTCAGGCTGATCCGGACAAACGTCCCGTTGTAAGAGGGTTGTTGATTGCCGCAGCCGGTACAGCCTTTTTAACAGGAATCACAGAACCGATTGAATTCACTTTCTTATTCGTGGCACCAATCCTGTATGTCATCCATAGCGTGTTGACGGGGATTTCCTTCGCGCTCATGTATGCGCTCGATACACATATCGGTTGGGCTGGAGGATCAGGGTTGATTGACTATATTTTAGTGAACGTCTTACCAGGAACACCGCGTTGGTGGATGAACATCGTCGTCGGCATTGGGTTCTTCATCGTTTACTATAGTATCTTTACATTTGCCATCAAGAAGTGGAACTTGGCGACACCTGGTCGAGGTGGACAAGAAGCGAAACTGTATACACGGAAAGATTACAATGATAAAAAGTCAGGTCAGTCAGCGATTCAAACGACAGCACTCGCGATTGAGGAGGCACTTGGGGGCCGAGAGAATATTCTCGATATCGACGCTTGCTTCACACGACTACGTGTTGAAGTGAGAGATGTCTCTCAAATCGATGAAGACGAATTAAAAGCACTTGGGGCGGCGGGAGTCGTCAAAGTGAAAAACAACATTCAAGCGATTTTTGGAGGTCGTTCTGACCTATATAAAAATGAATTGTTACGAATCCACAAAGAAATGGATGAAGCAAATTGA
- a CDS encoding helix-turn-helix transcriptional regulator, translated as MKKRHLQLIRLLNRGRRVTAEELSQETGASIRTIQRDMLSLEELGYPIWSVPGIGGGYEMLPNRLLPPLHLREQEAVALYLTLKWMEQISDVPFGDIRNTLSDWYANELPQDLETKIHRLERNILWLGNKQIPKTPFTKDIYQAVEQRNQIEIAYRTTKGQRTFTVAPIGMALLDLKWYLFGLSELGLRQYRVDRIEAVQLLEEMFESEDLVTLLQASDERVGVTVQLELTPLGRRLLEDVLPDIEEKNEWDIPEEELPFLSRQLLKAGAEVEVKAPSALREMMKEHTKRLAALYV; from the coding sequence ATGAAAAAAAGACATTTACAACTGATTCGGCTGCTCAATCGTGGACGACGTGTTACCGCCGAAGAACTGTCTCAAGAGACAGGCGCCTCCATCCGGACGATTCAACGGGATATGCTGTCACTTGAAGAGCTCGGTTATCCGATTTGGAGCGTGCCCGGGATTGGTGGGGGCTATGAGATGTTACCGAATCGCTTGTTGCCGCCCCTTCACCTCCGCGAACAAGAAGCCGTCGCCCTTTACCTTACGCTCAAATGGATGGAACAAATCTCCGACGTGCCATTCGGTGATATAAGAAATACGCTGTCCGACTGGTACGCGAACGAATTACCGCAAGACTTGGAGACGAAGATTCATCGCTTGGAACGAAACATCCTATGGCTCGGGAACAAACAGATTCCTAAGACTCCGTTCACAAAAGACATCTATCAGGCGGTCGAACAAAGAAACCAGATAGAGATAGCGTATCGAACGACGAAAGGTCAACGCACGTTCACCGTCGCACCGATTGGCATGGCACTCCTTGACTTGAAGTGGTATCTCTTCGGCCTCTCTGAACTTGGACTCCGTCAATATCGGGTTGATCGCATCGAAGCGGTACAATTGCTGGAAGAAATGTTTGAATCCGAAGACTTGGTGACATTACTACAGGCAAGTGACGAACGGGTCGGTGTGACCGTTCAACTCGAACTGACGCCACTCGGTCGTCGTTTACTTGAAGATGTATTACCCGATATCGAGGAGAAAAATGAGTGGGACATACCCGAGGAAGAACTTCCGTTTTTATCGAGACAGCTGTTGAAGGCTGGAGCGGAAGTTGAGGTGAAAGCGCCGAGTGCGTTACGAGAGATGATGAAGGAGCATACAAAACGCCTTGCCGCATTATACGTATAA
- a CDS encoding dihydrofolate reductase family protein, with protein MPNVVLYIAMSLDGKIARSNDQLDWLFAVDGDGDNGYAEFFKTIGAVIMGRKTYEEVLQLSEEYPYKDMPNYIMTRNPDREAEHVTFTDESIEELIHRLKREVDQDIWLIGGGEVIKAAMEHDLIDRYEIAIAPIVLGEGIPLFPEGTEETKLQLTNQRASGQFVMVTYQN; from the coding sequence ATGCCAAATGTAGTGTTATATATTGCGATGAGTTTAGACGGAAAGATTGCTCGGTCGAACGACCAGCTTGATTGGTTGTTCGCGGTAGATGGGGACGGGGACAACGGCTATGCCGAGTTTTTCAAAACGATTGGTGCCGTCATCATGGGACGGAAGACGTATGAGGAAGTCCTTCAATTGTCAGAAGAGTACCCATATAAAGACATGCCGAACTATATTATGACGAGGAACCCTGATCGTGAAGCCGAGCATGTCACGTTCACAGATGAGTCGATTGAAGAGCTGATCCATCGGCTGAAAAGAGAAGTCGATCAAGACATCTGGCTTATCGGTGGGGGTGAAGTCATCAAAGCGGCGATGGAACATGATTTGATTGACCGGTATGAGATTGCGATTGCTCCAATCGTGTTAGGAGAGGGGATACCGCTCTTCCCAGAAGGTACGGAAGAGACGAAACTTCAACTGACGAATCAGCGTGCATCCGGTCAATTTGTAATGGTGACATATCAAAACTAA